One window from the genome of Actinomycetes bacterium encodes:
- a CDS encoding histidine phosphatase family protein has translation MSRFVELRRHTDSDGDVLTDQGVAAALRIGAGLTGGYQLGVSSGAQRATQTLACLLAGLGQPVPGGVIVEAGLRSGLEERWREAYQRAGSGDLEALRAADPELVAEDSARLGAALGRVLGRLGDEERALVVGHSPTNEAAVLGLTGQVVAPLGKGAGVLVVADGEGFRVEPPDA, from the coding sequence ATGTCACGGTTTGTGGAGTTGCGGCGCCACACCGACAGCGACGGCGACGTGCTGACCGACCAGGGTGTCGCGGCGGCGCTGCGCATCGGCGCCGGCCTGACCGGCGGCTACCAGCTCGGGGTCTCCAGCGGCGCCCAGCGGGCCACCCAGACGCTGGCCTGCTTGCTGGCCGGGCTCGGCCAGCCGGTGCCCGGTGGGGTGATCGTCGAGGCGGGGCTCCGCTCCGGGCTGGAGGAGCGCTGGCGGGAGGCGTACCAGCGGGCCGGCAGCGGCGACCTGGAGGCCCTGCGGGCCGCCGACCCTGAGCTTGTCGCCGAGGACTCGGCCAGGTTGGGAGCCGCGCTGGGTCGGGTGCTCGGGCGGCTGGGCGATGAGGAGCGGGCGCTGGTCGTGGGGCACAGCCCCACCAACGAGGCGGCCGTGCTCGGCCTCACCGGCCAGGTGGTCGCGCCGCTTGGCAAGGGGGCCGGGGTGCTGGTGGTGGCCGACGGGGAGGGCTTCCGGGTCGAGCCCCCGGACGCCTGA
- a CDS encoding YncE family protein gives MRMHVTYRRVAVVVVMLVLALVAVGILRSTGRLSLAGRRASTLDASAPATSAPPQAGKGQSGAEPGAPVVAARHRLAVTTHPPGAALRIVGPDGSARTARTPFQGMVPGGRLQLTLAHAGYNRLTQQLTLDRDRSLEQWLDPAGLLHHKLGTFTTGSNPKQVAFTSDSREIWVSLLGGRGVEVFDTASRRRKAQVKLGRHGAVEVIFSRDGRTVYASQMESASVFEIDRRTRRVRRQLPTRGTWSKVMALSSDEKTLYVANWSSSNVSEIDLASGRVRRLLPTVATPRGLYPTQDGTRLYVAGYDQGELARIDLATGRSTVLLRTGGALRHLVGDPARGRLYADDMATDTAFTVDLGTEKARKLASTDEKPNTIDVGPDGRVLYVSNRGENGSSYYLPGPEWGSVLAIDTVTGKVLDAIVGGNQTTGLDVSPDGRTLAFSDFLDNRVTLYAIPSYATLAAGNGGRATAHLADIPKR, from the coding sequence ATGCGCATGCACGTCACCTACCGGCGGGTGGCCGTGGTCGTTGTCATGCTGGTGCTGGCGCTCGTCGCCGTGGGGATCTTGCGGTCGACTGGCCGGCTCAGCCTCGCCGGCCGCCGCGCGTCAACCCTGGACGCCAGCGCTCCCGCCACCTCGGCCCCGCCGCAGGCCGGGAAGGGCCAGAGCGGCGCAGAGCCCGGGGCCCCTGTCGTGGCGGCACGTCATCGCCTGGCGGTGACGACCCATCCCCCGGGTGCGGCCCTGCGCATCGTGGGCCCCGACGGATCCGCACGGACTGCCCGGACCCCCTTCCAGGGAATGGTGCCGGGCGGTCGGCTTCAGCTCACCCTCGCGCATGCGGGCTACAACAGGCTCACCCAGCAGCTCACGCTGGATCGCGACCGCTCCCTGGAGCAGTGGCTGGACCCGGCCGGGCTGCTGCACCACAAGCTGGGGACCTTCACCACCGGATCCAACCCCAAGCAGGTCGCGTTCACGTCCGACAGCCGGGAGATCTGGGTGTCCCTGCTCGGCGGCCGAGGTGTCGAGGTGTTCGACACGGCCAGCCGCCGACGCAAGGCCCAAGTCAAGCTGGGCCGCCACGGGGCGGTCGAGGTCATCTTCAGCCGGGACGGCCGCACCGTGTACGCCAGCCAGATGGAGTCCGCCTCGGTGTTCGAGATCGACCGGCGGACACGGCGGGTGCGCCGCCAGCTGCCCACCAGGGGGACCTGGAGCAAGGTGATGGCCCTGTCTTCCGACGAGAAGACCCTGTACGTGGCCAACTGGTCGAGCAGCAACGTGTCCGAGATCGACCTGGCCTCGGGCCGGGTGCGGCGGCTGCTGCCCACGGTGGCCACGCCGCGCGGCCTGTACCCCACCCAGGACGGCACCCGCCTGTATGTCGCCGGCTACGACCAGGGGGAGCTCGCCCGCATCGACCTGGCCACCGGCCGGTCCACGGTGCTGCTGCGCACCGGCGGGGCCCTGCGCCATCTGGTCGGCGATCCGGCGCGGGGACGGCTGTACGCCGACGACATGGCGACCGACACCGCGTTCACGGTCGACCTGGGCACCGAGAAGGCCCGCAAGCTGGCCAGCACCGATGAGAAGCCCAACACGATCGACGTCGGCCCCGACGGGAGGGTCCTGTACGTGTCCAACCGCGGCGAGAACGGCAGCTCCTACTACCTGCCCGGCCCGGAATGGGGCTCGGTCCTGGCCATCGACACAGTCACGGGCAAGGTCCTGGACGCAATCGTGGGCGGCAACCAGACCACCGGGCTGGACGTCTCCCCGGACGGGCGGACCCTGGCCTTCAGCGACTTCCTCGACAACCGGGTCACCCTCTACGCCATCCCGTCCTACGCGACCTTGGCGGCCGGAAACGGGGGCCGGGCGACCGCCCATCTCGCCGACATCCCCAAGCGGTAG
- a CDS encoding TOBE domain-containing protein, protein MALSARNQLRGTVKSVKLGTVMAEVVVEVGGNEIVSAITRGSAEGLGLAEGTAVTVVIKATEVLLATDST, encoded by the coding sequence GTGGCGCTGAGCGCACGCAACCAGCTGAGAGGCACGGTCAAGTCAGTCAAGCTCGGTACGGTCATGGCGGAGGTCGTCGTCGAGGTGGGCGGCAACGAGATTGTGTCGGCGATCACCCGCGGCTCGGCCGAGGGGCTTGGGCTTGCGGAGGGTACGGCTGTCACGGTGGTTATCAAGGCCACGGAGGTGCTGCTGGCCACGGACAGCACTTGA
- a CDS encoding VOC family protein: MRTASSLASSFGLHSVAMQLDHILIAVTDLAAVAEEFEARYGLASVAGGHHPGWGTANRIVPLGETYLELVAVIDEDEAAESVFGRWVAGGAAKAGRLLGWAVRTDDLDAVARRLGLAARSGSRAGPDGKLLRWRSAGIEEAAADPSLPFFIEWPSGGTFPGRSAAPQPGAITMLVLRGDPDRLSSWLGNHRLPISVEPGSPAVTGLILAGPRGESIIGTRRP, from the coding sequence TTGCGCACAGCCAGCTCTCTTGCAAGTTCGTTCGGGCTACACTCGGTCGCAATGCAGCTCGACCACATTTTGATCGCTGTCACCGACCTCGCTGCCGTAGCGGAGGAGTTCGAGGCCCGGTACGGCCTCGCGTCGGTTGCAGGCGGCCATCACCCGGGCTGGGGCACCGCGAACAGGATCGTGCCGCTTGGGGAGACCTACCTCGAACTGGTCGCCGTCATCGATGAGGATGAGGCGGCGGAGAGCGTGTTCGGGAGGTGGGTTGCTGGCGGTGCCGCCAAAGCCGGTCGCCTGCTCGGATGGGCGGTGCGGACCGATGACCTCGACGCCGTCGCCCGGCGGCTCGGCCTGGCAGCACGCTCCGGTTCGAGAGCGGGCCCGGATGGGAAGCTGCTCCGATGGCGCAGTGCAGGCATCGAGGAGGCCGCTGCCGATCCGTCGCTCCCCTTCTTCATCGAGTGGCCGTCGGGAGGGACCTTCCCCGGGCGCTCCGCGGCACCACAGCCAGGCGCAATCACCATGCTGGTGCTTCGCGGCGACCCGGACAGGCTCTCGTCCTGGCTCGGAAATCACAGGCTGCCGATCAGCGTCGAGCCGGGCAGCCCAGCGGTCACCGGCCTCATCCTCGCCGGTCCGCGAGGGGAGAGCATCATCGGCACGCGTCGACCGTGA
- a CDS encoding class I SAM-dependent methyltransferase, protein MEGGRAGWDADGPPFTQVGGTVSDDRQDTPAADHPASPPTAADFDKGFASVAKSPGLRRVWQQASPDLPPEIEPYSFLSVALLRHVGDALALAPGQTLVDLGCGRGGPGLWLARSEGALLVGVDFSAVAVQQAAERAALFGLADRARFVVGELAATGLPDATADAVVSIDAMHFAADPTAAAREALRLLRPGGRLALTNWQARNLGDSQLPSRMRIDWAETLRLVGFAEVAVASRPEWHQRFTRVFQVALERGDPGDDAGLASLQDEARRALPVAHLVDRVVVTAACPGRQGEAVADG, encoded by the coding sequence GTGGAGGGTGGTAGGGCGGGATGGGACGCAGACGGGCCACCTTTCACGCAGGTGGGAGGGACAGTGTCGGACGACCGCCAAGACACCCCGGCCGCTGACCACCCCGCTTCGCCCCCCACCGCCGCTGACTTCGACAAGGGGTTTGCCTCCGTGGCGAAATCCCCGGGCCTCCGGCGGGTCTGGCAGCAAGCCAGCCCCGACCTGCCGCCCGAGATCGAGCCCTACTCCTTCCTCTCGGTCGCCCTGCTTCGCCACGTCGGCGACGCCCTCGCGCTCGCACCAGGCCAGACGCTTGTGGATCTGGGATGCGGCCGGGGCGGTCCTGGGCTTTGGCTAGCACGGTCGGAAGGTGCCTTGCTGGTTGGGGTGGACTTCTCGGCCGTCGCCGTGCAGCAGGCCGCCGAGCGGGCGGCGCTGTTCGGGCTCGCCGACCGGGCACGCTTTGTCGTGGGTGAGCTTGCCGCCACCGGCCTGCCTGATGCCACCGCCGACGCCGTCGTCTCCATCGACGCGATGCACTTTGCGGCCGATCCCACCGCGGCGGCCCGCGAGGCACTGCGGCTGCTGCGGCCTGGCGGTCGGCTGGCGCTGACCAATTGGCAGGCGCGGAACCTCGGGGACTCACAGCTGCCGAGCCGCATGCGCATCGACTGGGCCGAGACGCTGCGCCTGGTGGGCTTTGCCGAGGTGGCGGTGGCGTCCCGGCCCGAGTGGCACCAGCGGTTCACCCGGGTGTTTCAGGTCGCCCTCGAGCGCGGTGACCCAGGCGACGATGCCGGGCTGGCCTCGCTGCAGGACGAGGCGCGCCGAGCACTGCCCGTGGCGCATCTGGTTGACCGGGTGGTGGTCACTGCGGCCTGTCCTGGTAGGCAAGGAGAAGCCGTCGCTGACGGCTAG
- a CDS encoding tyrosine-type recombinase/integrase — translation MAPSSVDLPASFERHLRAEDKSARTVETYLEAVTQLAAFLTARGVDLPDAGRNDIEAFLAGLLARWKPATAANRYRALRVFYAWLDDEGEITADPMRKMKPPTVPEQPAPVLTEDSLRRLLATCAGKDFEARRDRALILLLLDSGGRRAEIGGMRTGDVDFNYGVVVVVGKGGRERALPFGAKTGKALDQYLRARARHPHAELEWCWIGRKGRVTASGIAQLLRRRGREAGIENLHAHLFRHTFAHLWLRQGGGETDLMRLAGWKSRAMLQRYGASVADERAREAHRRLSPGDWL, via the coding sequence ATGGCACCCTCTAGCGTAGACCTCCCCGCCTCCTTCGAGCGCCACCTGCGGGCCGAGGACAAGTCCGCCCGCACGGTCGAGACCTACCTGGAGGCCGTCACCCAGCTCGCCGCCTTCCTCACCGCCCGCGGCGTCGACCTGCCCGACGCCGGCCGCAACGACATCGAGGCGTTCCTTGCCGGCCTGCTGGCCCGCTGGAAGCCCGCCACCGCCGCCAACCGCTACCGGGCCCTGCGGGTCTTCTACGCCTGGCTCGACGACGAGGGCGAGATCACCGCCGACCCGATGCGCAAGATGAAGCCGCCGACCGTGCCCGAGCAGCCCGCCCCGGTGCTCACCGAGGACTCCCTCCGCCGGCTGCTGGCCACCTGCGCCGGCAAGGACTTCGAGGCCCGCCGGGACCGCGCGCTGATCCTGCTGCTGCTGGACTCCGGCGGCCGTCGCGCCGAGATCGGTGGCATGCGCACCGGTGATGTGGACTTCAACTACGGCGTGGTGGTCGTGGTCGGCAAGGGCGGCCGGGAGCGCGCGCTGCCGTTCGGCGCCAAGACCGGCAAGGCGCTCGACCAGTACCTCCGCGCCCGCGCCCGCCACCCGCATGCCGAGCTGGAGTGGTGCTGGATCGGCCGCAAGGGGCGCGTGACCGCCTCGGGCATCGCGCAGCTCCTTCGCCGCCGGGGCCGCGAGGCCGGCATCGAGAACCTGCACGCCCACCTGTTCCGGCACACCTTCGCCCACCTGTGGCTCCGTCAGGGCGGCGGCGAGACCGACCTGATGCGACTAGCGGGCTGGAAGTCCCGCGCGATGCTCCAGCGCTACGGCGCCTCGGTCGCCGACGAACGCGCCCGCGAGGCCCATCGGCGGCTCTCGCCCGGGGATTGGCTGTAG
- a CDS encoding tyrosine-type recombinase/integrase — protein MAAAAASGPDLAALNASFRRTLRAQNKSDRTVEAYTDAVRLLAEFCAASGHPLTVSALTRGHVELFIGDQLARWKPATANNRYRGLRSFFAWAVAEGELEASPMAGMRPPQIPETPVPVLGEEQLRRLLKSCDGRDFPARRDTAIIRLLIDTGLRRGECAGIMLDDLDLDDQVVTVLGKGRRPRALAYGRKTALALDRYLRVRAAHPHAALSNLWIGRNGAMTPSGVFQVVAERGASVGLPGLHPHQLRHSFAASWLAAGGTEGDLMRLAGWKSRSMVDRYAKATAEQRARAAHARLGLGDRI, from the coding sequence ATGGCTGCTGCTGCGGCGTCCGGGCCGGACCTGGCGGCGCTCAACGCGAGCTTCCGCCGCACCCTCCGGGCGCAGAACAAGAGCGACCGCACGGTCGAGGCGTACACCGACGCGGTGCGGCTGCTCGCCGAGTTCTGCGCCGCCAGCGGCCACCCGCTAACTGTGAGCGCGCTCACGCGCGGGCACGTCGAGCTGTTCATCGGCGACCAGCTCGCCCGCTGGAAGCCGGCGACCGCGAACAACCGCTACCGCGGCCTTCGGTCGTTCTTCGCCTGGGCGGTGGCCGAGGGCGAGCTTGAGGCGAGCCCCATGGCCGGCATGCGCCCGCCGCAGATCCCCGAGACGCCGGTGCCGGTGCTCGGCGAGGAGCAGCTTCGCCGGCTGCTCAAGTCGTGCGACGGGCGCGACTTTCCCGCCCGCCGCGACACCGCGATCATCCGCCTGCTGATCGACACAGGCCTGCGCCGCGGCGAATGCGCCGGGATCATGCTCGACGATCTCGACCTCGACGACCAGGTCGTCACCGTGCTCGGCAAGGGCCGGCGGCCCCGCGCGCTCGCCTATGGCCGCAAGACCGCGCTGGCGCTCGACCGCTACCTGCGCGTCCGAGCCGCCCACCCGCACGCGGCGCTGTCCAACCTGTGGATCGGCCGCAACGGCGCCATGACCCCCTCGGGCGTGTTTCAGGTCGTCGCCGAACGCGGCGCCTCGGTTGGCCTGCCCGGCCTGCATCCGCACCAGCTTCGCCACTCGTTCGCAGCCTCGTGGCTGGCCGCCGGCGGCACCGAGGGCGACCTGATGCGCCTGGCCGGCTGGAAGTCCCGCTCGATGGTCGACCGGTACGCCAAGGCCACGGCGGAGCAGCGAGCTCGGGCCGCGCACGCCCGACTCGGCCTCGGTGACCGTATCTAG